In Eschrichtius robustus isolate mEscRob2 chromosome 11, mEscRob2.pri, whole genome shotgun sequence, the following proteins share a genomic window:
- the INPPL1 gene encoding phosphatidylinositol 3,4,5-trisphosphate 5-phosphatase 2 isoform X1 — protein sequence MGKERPDLGLLNPSRPGPAVEAGAAGGGGCAANRAANAAEHGAPIPGSVPPADHQARSPAPGPGPGPSLSAERPGADGAGRWARAALNPALAMASACGAPGPGGAGPGAALGSPAPAWYHRDLSRAAAEELLARAGRDGSFLVRDSESVAGAFALCVLYQKHVHTYRILPDGEDFLAVQTSQGVPVRRFQTLGELIGLYAQPNQGLVCALLLPVEREREPDLPDDRDASDGEDEKPPLPPRSGSTSISAPLGPSSPLPAPETPTTPAAESAPNGLSTVSHEYLKGSYGLDLEAVRGGASNLPHLTRTLATSCRRLHSEVDKVLSGLEILSKVFDQQSSPMVTRLLQQQNPPQTGEQELESLVLKLSVLKDFLSGIQKKALKALQDMSSTAPPAPLQPSTRKAKTIPVQAFEVKLDVTLGDLTKIGKSQKFTLSVDVEGGRLVLLRRQRDSQEDWTTFTHDRIRQLIKSQRVQNKLGVVFEKEKDRTQRKDFIFVSARKREAFCQLLQLMKNKHSKQDEPDMISVFIGTWNMGSVPPPKTVTSWFTSKGLGKTLDEVTVTIPHDIYVFGTQENSVGDREWLDLLRGSLKELTDLDYRPIAMQSLWNIKVAVLVKPEHENRISHVSTSSVKTGIANTLGNKGAVGVSFMFNGTSFGFVNCHLTSGNEKTARRNQNYLDILRLLSLGDRQLSAFDISLRFTHLFWFGDLNYRLDMDIQEILNYISRKEFEPLLRVDQLNLEREKHKVFLRFSEEEISFPPTYRYERGSRDTYAWHKQKPTGVRTNVPSWCDRILWKSYPETHIICNSYGCTDDIVTSDHSPVFGTFEVGVTSQFISKKGLSKTSDQAYIEFESIEAIVKTASRTKFFIEFYSTCLEEYKKSFENDAQSSDNINFLKVQWSSRQLPTLKPILADIEYLQDQHLLLTVKSMDGYESYGECVVALKSMIGSTAQQFLTFLSHRGEETGNIRGSMKVRVPTERLGTRERLYEWISIDKDEAGAKSKAPSVSRGSQEPRSGSRKPASAEASCPLSKLFEEPEKPPPTGRPPAPPRAAPREEPLTPRLKPEGAPELEGVVAPSPKNSFNNPAYYVLEGVPHQLLPPEPPSPARAPVPPATKNKVAITVPAPQLGRHRPPRVGEGSSSDEESGGTLPPPDFPPPPLPDSAIFLPPSLDPLPGPVIRGRSAGEARGPPPPKAHPRPPLPPGPSPTSTFLGEVASGDDRSCSVLQMAKTLSEVDYAPAAPGRSVPLPGPLDLQPPRGLPSDYGRPLSFPPPRIRESIQEDLAEEAPCPQVGRSGGLGEAGMGAWLRAIGLERYEEGLVHNGWDDLEFLSDITEEDLEEAGVQDPAHKRLLLDTLQLSK from the exons ATGGGCAAGGAAAGGCCTGACCTCGGACTGCTGAACCCCTCAAGGCCGGGGCCTGCGG tTGAGGCCGGCGCTgctggcggcggcggctgcgcgGCAAACCGGGCGGCAAACGCGGCGGAGCACGGAGCCCCGATCCCCGGCTCGGTCCCGCCAGCGGATCATCAGGCCCGGTCCCCAGCCCCGGGACCCGGGCCCGGTCCCAGCCTCAGCGCCGAGCGTCCCGGGGCGGATGGCGCGGGGCGGTGGGCGCGGGCAGCGCTGAACCCTGCGCTGGCCATGGCCTCGGCGTGCGGGGCGCCGGGCCCAGGGGGCGCCGGGCCTGGGGCCGCTCTGGGCAGCCCGGCCCCCGCCTGGTACCACCGCGACCTGAGCCGCGCCGCCGCCGAGGAGCTGCTGGCCCGGGCAGGCCGCGATGGCAGCTTCCTGGTCCGAGACAGCGAGAGCGTGGCGGGAGCCTTCGCGCTCTGCGTCCT GTATCAGAAGCATGTACACACATATCGAATTCTCCCTGATGGAGAAGATTTCCTGGCCGTGCAG ACCTCGCAGGGTGTGCCTGTGCGCCGCTTCCAGACCCTGGGGGAGCTCATCGGCCTGTACGCCCAGCCCAACCAGGGCCTGGTGTGTGCCCTGCTGCTGCCTGTGGAGCGGGAGCGAGAGCCAGACCTGCCGGATGACCGCGATGCCTCAG ATGGGGAGGATGAGAAGCCCCCACTGCCCCCGCGCTCTGGCTCTACCAGCATTTCTGCCCCCCTCGGGCCCAGCAGCCCCCTGCCAGCCCCTGAGACCCCCACGACTCCGGCTGCTGAGAG TGCTCCCAATGGGCTGAGCACTGTCTCGCACGAGTACCTGAAGGGTAGCTACGGGCTGGATCTGGAGGCTGTGCGGGGTGGAGCCAGCAACCTGCCGCACCTCACCCGCACCCTCGCCACCTCATGCCGGAGGCTGCACAG TGAGGTGGACAAGGTCCTGTCAGGCCTGGAGATCCTGTCCAAGGTGTTTGACCAGCAGAGCTCGCCCATGGTGACCCGCCTTTTGCAGCAGCAG AACCCACCACAGACTGGGGAGCAGGAACTAGAGAGCCTGGTGCTAAAGCTGTCAGTGCTAAAGGACTTCCTGTCAGGCATCCAGAAGAAG GCCCTGAAGGCCCTACAGGACATGAGTTCCACAGCACCCCCGGCCCCGCTGCAGCCATCCACACGTAAGGCCAAGACCATCCCCGTGCAGGCCTTTGAG GTGAAGCTGGATGTGACCCTGGGTGACCTGACCAAGATTGGGAAGTCACAGAAGTTCACGCTGAGTGTGGACGTGGAGGGCGGGCGGCTGGTGCTGCTGCGGAGACAGCGGGACTCACAGGAGGACTGGACGACCTTCACGCATGACCGCA TCCGCCAGCTCATTAAGTCCCAGCGGGTCCAGAACAAGTTGGGCGTCGTGTTTGAGAAAGAGAAGGACCGGACACAGCGCAAGGACTTCATCTTTGTCAGCGCCCGG AAGCGGGAGGCCTTCTGCCAGCTGCTGCAGCTCATGAAGAATAAGCACTCCAAGCAGGACGAGCCCGACATGATCTCCGTCTTCATAGGCACCTGGAACATGG gaaGTGTGCCGCCTCCAAAAACTGTGACATCTTGGTTCACATCGAAGGGTCTGGGGAAGACCCTGGATGAGGTCACGGTGACCATACCCCATGACATCTATGTTTTTGGGACCCAGGAGAACTCGGTGGGCGACCGCGAGTGGCTGGACCTGCTCCGCGGgagcctcaaggagctcacagatcTGGATTACCGCCCG atTGCCATGCAGTCACTGTGGAACATCAAGGTGGCTGTGCTGGTCAAGCCAGAGCATGAGAACCGCATCAGCCATGTCAGTACATCCAGCGTGAAGACTGGCATCGCCAATACCCTGG GAAACAAGGGGGCCGTGGGTGTCTCCTTCATGTTCAATGGCACCTCGTTTGGCTTTGTGAATTGCCACCTCACCTCGGGAAATGAGAAGACTGCCCG ACGGAACCAGAACTACCTGGACATCCTGCGGCTGCTCTCGCTGGGTGACCGGCAGCTCAGTGCCTTTGACATCTCTCTGCGTTTCACTCACCTCTTCTGGTTTGGGGACCTCAACTACCGCCTTGACATGGATATACAG GAGATCCTGAACTACATCAGCAGGAAGGAGTTTGAGCCCCTGCTCAGGGTGGACCAGCTCAACCTGGAGCGGGAAAAGCACAAGGTTTTCCTTCGATTCA GTGAGGAGGAGatctccttcccacccacctACCGCTATGAGCGGGGTTCCCGGGACACATACGCCTGGCACAAGCAGAAGCCAACTGGG GTCCGGACCAACGTGCCTTCATGGTGTGACCGGATTCTCTGGAAGTCCTATCCCGAGACTCACATCATCTGCAATTCCTATG gtTGCACAGATGACATCGTCACCAGCGACCACTCCCCCGTGTTTGGGACATTTGAGGTTGGGGTTACCTCTCAGTTCATCTCCAAGAAAG GGCTCTCGAAGACCTCAGACCAGGCCTACATCGAGTTTGAGAGCATCGAGGCCATTGTGAAGACGGCCAGCCGCACCAAGTTCTTCATTGAGTTCTACTCCACCTGCCTGGAGG agtACAAGAAGagcttcgaaaatgatgcccagAGCAGTGACAACATCAACTTCCTCAAGGTGCAGTGGTCCTCACGCCAGCTGCCCACG CTCAAGCCCATTCTGGCTGACATTGAGTACCTGCAGGACCAGCACCTCCTGCTCACAGTCAAGTCCATGGACGGCTACGAATCCTATG GGGAGTGCGTGGTGGCGCTCAAGTCCATGATTGGCAGCACGGCCCAGCAGTTCCTGACCTTCCTGTCCCACCGCGGCGAGGAGACAGGCAACATCCGTGGCTCCATGAAGGTGCGGGTGCCCACAGAGCGCCTGGGCACCCGTGAGCGACTCTATG aGTGGATCAGCATTGATAAGGATGAGGCAGGAGCAAAGAGCAAAGCCCCCTCTGTGTCCCGAGGCAGCCAGGAGCCCAG GTCAGGGAGCCGCAAGCCAGCCTCCGCAGAGGCCTCCTGTCCGCTCTCCAAGTTATTTGAAGAACCAGAGAAACCACCACCAACCGggaggcccccagccccacctcgaGCTGCTCCCCGGGAGGAGCCCTTGACCCCCAG GTTGAAGCCAGAGGGCGCTCCAGAGCTGGAAGGGGTGGTGGCGCCCTCACCCAAGAACAGCTTCAATAACCCTGCCTACTACGTCCTTGAAGGGGTCCCACACCAGCTGCTGCCCCCGGAGCCACCCTCGCCTGCCAGGGCCCCCGTCCCACCTGCCACCAAGAACAAAGTGGCCATCACAGTGCCTGCTCCGCAGCTTGGGCGCCACCGGCCTCCCCGTGTGGGAGAGGGAAGCTCATCAGATGAAGAGTCTGGGGGCACGCTGCCCCCTCCAGACTttccacccccacctctgccagATTCGGCCATCTTCCTGCCCCCCAGCCTGGATCCTTTGCCAGGGCCAGTGATCCGGGGCCGCAGTGCGGGTGAGGCCCGTGGCCCACCACCTCCCAAGGCCCATCCAAGACCCCCACTGCCCCCAGGCCCCTCACCCACCAGCACTTTCCTGGGGGAGGTAGCCAGTGGGGATGATCGCTCCTGCTCAGTGCTGCAGATGGCCAAGACACTGAGTGAGGTGGACTACGCTCCTGCCGcacctggccgctccgtgcccctgcCAGGCCCCCTGGACCTGCAGCCGCCCCGGGGACTGCCCTCGGACTATGGCCGGCCTCTCAGCTTCCCTCCACCTCGCATCCGAGAGAGCATCCAGGAGGACCTGGCAGAAGAG GCTCCGTGCCCGCAGGTCGGGCGGTCTGGTGGGCTGGGCGAGGCAGGCATGGGAGCCTGGCTGCGGGCCATCGGCTTGGAGCGCTATGAGGAGGGCCTGGTGCACAATGGCTGGGACGACCTGGAGTTTCTCAG CGACATCACCGAAGAAGATCTGGAGGAAGCTGGGGTGCAGGACCCGGCTCACAAGCGCCTCCTTCTGGACACCCTGCAGCTCAGCAAGTGA
- the INPPL1 gene encoding phosphatidylinositol 3,4,5-trisphosphate 5-phosphatase 2 isoform X2, whose protein sequence is MGKERPDLGLLNPSRPGPAVEAGAAGGGGCAANRAANAAEHGAPIPGSVPPADHQARSPAPGPGPGPSLSAERPGADGAGRWARAALNPALAMASACGAPGPGGAGPGAALGSPAPAWYHRDLSRAAAEELLARAGRDGSFLVRDSESVAGAFALCVLYQKHVHTYRILPDGEDFLAVQTSQGVPVRRFQTLGELIGLYAQPNQGLVCALLLPVEREREPDLPDDRDASDGEDEKPPLPPRSGSTSISAPLGPSSPLPAPETPTTPAAESAPNGLSTVSHEYLKGSYGLDLEAVRGGASNLPHLTRTLATSCRRLHSEVDKVLSGLEILSKVFDQQSSPMVTRLLQQQNPPQTGEQELESLVLKLSVLKDFLSGIQKKALKALQDMSSTAPPAPLQPSTRKAKTIPVQAFEVKLDVTLGDLTKIGKSQKFTLSVDVEGGRLVLLRRQRDSQEDWTTFTHDRIRQLIKSQRVQNKLGVVFEKEKDRTQRKDFIFVSARKREAFCQLLQLMKNKHSKQDEPDMISVFIGTWNMGSVPPPKTVTSWFTSKGLGKTLDEVTVTIPHDIYVFGTQENSVGDREWLDLLRGSLKELTDLDYRPIAMQSLWNIKVAVLVKPEHENRISHVSTSSVKTGIANTLGNKGAVGVSFMFNGTSFGFVNCHLTSGNEKTARRNQNYLDILRLLSLGDRQLSAFDISLRFTHLFWFGDLNYRLDMDIQEILNYISRKEFEPLLRVDQLNLEREKHKVFLRFSEEEISFPPTYRYERGSRDTYAWHKQKPTGVRTNVPSWCDRILWKSYPETHIICNSYGCTDDIVTSDHSPVFGTFEVGVTSQFISKKGLSKTSDQAYIEFESIEAIVKTASRTKFFIEFYSTCLEEYKKSFENDAQSSDNINFLKVQWSSRQLPTLKPILADIEYLQDQHLLLTVKSMDGYESYGECVVALKSMIGSTAQQFLTFLSHRGEETGNIRGSMKVRVPTERLGTRERLYEWISIDKDEAGAKSKAPSVSRGSQEPRSGSRKPASAEASCPLSKLFEEPEKPPPTGRPPAPPRAAPREEPLTPRLKPEGAPELEGVVAPSPKNSFNNPAYYVLEGVPHQLLPPEPPSPARAPVPPATKNKVAITVPAPQLGRHRPPRVGEGSSSDEESGGTLPPPDFPPPPLPDSAIFLPPSLDPLPGPVIRGRSAGEARGPPPPKAHPRPPLPPGPSPTSTFLGEVASGDDRSCSVLQMAKTLSEVDYAPAAPGRSVPLPGPLDLQPPRGLPSDYGRPLSFPPPRIRESIQEDLAEERHHRRRSGGSWGAGPGSQAPPSGHPAAQQVIAVTLRS, encoded by the exons ATGGGCAAGGAAAGGCCTGACCTCGGACTGCTGAACCCCTCAAGGCCGGGGCCTGCGG tTGAGGCCGGCGCTgctggcggcggcggctgcgcgGCAAACCGGGCGGCAAACGCGGCGGAGCACGGAGCCCCGATCCCCGGCTCGGTCCCGCCAGCGGATCATCAGGCCCGGTCCCCAGCCCCGGGACCCGGGCCCGGTCCCAGCCTCAGCGCCGAGCGTCCCGGGGCGGATGGCGCGGGGCGGTGGGCGCGGGCAGCGCTGAACCCTGCGCTGGCCATGGCCTCGGCGTGCGGGGCGCCGGGCCCAGGGGGCGCCGGGCCTGGGGCCGCTCTGGGCAGCCCGGCCCCCGCCTGGTACCACCGCGACCTGAGCCGCGCCGCCGCCGAGGAGCTGCTGGCCCGGGCAGGCCGCGATGGCAGCTTCCTGGTCCGAGACAGCGAGAGCGTGGCGGGAGCCTTCGCGCTCTGCGTCCT GTATCAGAAGCATGTACACACATATCGAATTCTCCCTGATGGAGAAGATTTCCTGGCCGTGCAG ACCTCGCAGGGTGTGCCTGTGCGCCGCTTCCAGACCCTGGGGGAGCTCATCGGCCTGTACGCCCAGCCCAACCAGGGCCTGGTGTGTGCCCTGCTGCTGCCTGTGGAGCGGGAGCGAGAGCCAGACCTGCCGGATGACCGCGATGCCTCAG ATGGGGAGGATGAGAAGCCCCCACTGCCCCCGCGCTCTGGCTCTACCAGCATTTCTGCCCCCCTCGGGCCCAGCAGCCCCCTGCCAGCCCCTGAGACCCCCACGACTCCGGCTGCTGAGAG TGCTCCCAATGGGCTGAGCACTGTCTCGCACGAGTACCTGAAGGGTAGCTACGGGCTGGATCTGGAGGCTGTGCGGGGTGGAGCCAGCAACCTGCCGCACCTCACCCGCACCCTCGCCACCTCATGCCGGAGGCTGCACAG TGAGGTGGACAAGGTCCTGTCAGGCCTGGAGATCCTGTCCAAGGTGTTTGACCAGCAGAGCTCGCCCATGGTGACCCGCCTTTTGCAGCAGCAG AACCCACCACAGACTGGGGAGCAGGAACTAGAGAGCCTGGTGCTAAAGCTGTCAGTGCTAAAGGACTTCCTGTCAGGCATCCAGAAGAAG GCCCTGAAGGCCCTACAGGACATGAGTTCCACAGCACCCCCGGCCCCGCTGCAGCCATCCACACGTAAGGCCAAGACCATCCCCGTGCAGGCCTTTGAG GTGAAGCTGGATGTGACCCTGGGTGACCTGACCAAGATTGGGAAGTCACAGAAGTTCACGCTGAGTGTGGACGTGGAGGGCGGGCGGCTGGTGCTGCTGCGGAGACAGCGGGACTCACAGGAGGACTGGACGACCTTCACGCATGACCGCA TCCGCCAGCTCATTAAGTCCCAGCGGGTCCAGAACAAGTTGGGCGTCGTGTTTGAGAAAGAGAAGGACCGGACACAGCGCAAGGACTTCATCTTTGTCAGCGCCCGG AAGCGGGAGGCCTTCTGCCAGCTGCTGCAGCTCATGAAGAATAAGCACTCCAAGCAGGACGAGCCCGACATGATCTCCGTCTTCATAGGCACCTGGAACATGG gaaGTGTGCCGCCTCCAAAAACTGTGACATCTTGGTTCACATCGAAGGGTCTGGGGAAGACCCTGGATGAGGTCACGGTGACCATACCCCATGACATCTATGTTTTTGGGACCCAGGAGAACTCGGTGGGCGACCGCGAGTGGCTGGACCTGCTCCGCGGgagcctcaaggagctcacagatcTGGATTACCGCCCG atTGCCATGCAGTCACTGTGGAACATCAAGGTGGCTGTGCTGGTCAAGCCAGAGCATGAGAACCGCATCAGCCATGTCAGTACATCCAGCGTGAAGACTGGCATCGCCAATACCCTGG GAAACAAGGGGGCCGTGGGTGTCTCCTTCATGTTCAATGGCACCTCGTTTGGCTTTGTGAATTGCCACCTCACCTCGGGAAATGAGAAGACTGCCCG ACGGAACCAGAACTACCTGGACATCCTGCGGCTGCTCTCGCTGGGTGACCGGCAGCTCAGTGCCTTTGACATCTCTCTGCGTTTCACTCACCTCTTCTGGTTTGGGGACCTCAACTACCGCCTTGACATGGATATACAG GAGATCCTGAACTACATCAGCAGGAAGGAGTTTGAGCCCCTGCTCAGGGTGGACCAGCTCAACCTGGAGCGGGAAAAGCACAAGGTTTTCCTTCGATTCA GTGAGGAGGAGatctccttcccacccacctACCGCTATGAGCGGGGTTCCCGGGACACATACGCCTGGCACAAGCAGAAGCCAACTGGG GTCCGGACCAACGTGCCTTCATGGTGTGACCGGATTCTCTGGAAGTCCTATCCCGAGACTCACATCATCTGCAATTCCTATG gtTGCACAGATGACATCGTCACCAGCGACCACTCCCCCGTGTTTGGGACATTTGAGGTTGGGGTTACCTCTCAGTTCATCTCCAAGAAAG GGCTCTCGAAGACCTCAGACCAGGCCTACATCGAGTTTGAGAGCATCGAGGCCATTGTGAAGACGGCCAGCCGCACCAAGTTCTTCATTGAGTTCTACTCCACCTGCCTGGAGG agtACAAGAAGagcttcgaaaatgatgcccagAGCAGTGACAACATCAACTTCCTCAAGGTGCAGTGGTCCTCACGCCAGCTGCCCACG CTCAAGCCCATTCTGGCTGACATTGAGTACCTGCAGGACCAGCACCTCCTGCTCACAGTCAAGTCCATGGACGGCTACGAATCCTATG GGGAGTGCGTGGTGGCGCTCAAGTCCATGATTGGCAGCACGGCCCAGCAGTTCCTGACCTTCCTGTCCCACCGCGGCGAGGAGACAGGCAACATCCGTGGCTCCATGAAGGTGCGGGTGCCCACAGAGCGCCTGGGCACCCGTGAGCGACTCTATG aGTGGATCAGCATTGATAAGGATGAGGCAGGAGCAAAGAGCAAAGCCCCCTCTGTGTCCCGAGGCAGCCAGGAGCCCAG GTCAGGGAGCCGCAAGCCAGCCTCCGCAGAGGCCTCCTGTCCGCTCTCCAAGTTATTTGAAGAACCAGAGAAACCACCACCAACCGggaggcccccagccccacctcgaGCTGCTCCCCGGGAGGAGCCCTTGACCCCCAG GTTGAAGCCAGAGGGCGCTCCAGAGCTGGAAGGGGTGGTGGCGCCCTCACCCAAGAACAGCTTCAATAACCCTGCCTACTACGTCCTTGAAGGGGTCCCACACCAGCTGCTGCCCCCGGAGCCACCCTCGCCTGCCAGGGCCCCCGTCCCACCTGCCACCAAGAACAAAGTGGCCATCACAGTGCCTGCTCCGCAGCTTGGGCGCCACCGGCCTCCCCGTGTGGGAGAGGGAAGCTCATCAGATGAAGAGTCTGGGGGCACGCTGCCCCCTCCAGACTttccacccccacctctgccagATTCGGCCATCTTCCTGCCCCCCAGCCTGGATCCTTTGCCAGGGCCAGTGATCCGGGGCCGCAGTGCGGGTGAGGCCCGTGGCCCACCACCTCCCAAGGCCCATCCAAGACCCCCACTGCCCCCAGGCCCCTCACCCACCAGCACTTTCCTGGGGGAGGTAGCCAGTGGGGATGATCGCTCCTGCTCAGTGCTGCAGATGGCCAAGACACTGAGTGAGGTGGACTACGCTCCTGCCGcacctggccgctccgtgcccctgcCAGGCCCCCTGGACCTGCAGCCGCCCCGGGGACTGCCCTCGGACTATGGCCGGCCTCTCAGCTTCCCTCCACCTCGCATCCGAGAGAGCATCCAGGAGGACCTGGCAGAAGAG CGACATCACCGAAGAAGATCTGGAGGAAGCTGGGGTGCAGGACCCGGCTCACAAGCGCCTCCTTCTGGACACCCTGCAGCTCAGCAAGTGATCGCGGTGACACTGCGAAGCTAA